The genomic region AAGAATGGGTGCAGTGAACAACTCTGCAAAAACAGGTAGGAAGGATATGCATTTAGagtggaggggaaggaaaagcaGAGGGAACTAAAATGCTACTTACAGTGTCATCATTTTTGTAAGGATTCAGTCTATTGTAAACGGCTTCAATTATATTCcgcctaaattttaaaaaatgcagaaagtTAATTTTTCTTCAGAGTGTAAAGTTGTTTAATAACTCACAGCCAGGTgttcattaaaatgtcaaagataattttatacttggaaattattttagttatatttctaGCTGTCAATAAGTGAGCCTCActttaagatactagaggcccaaagtTAAAGTAGAGGTAAATTTACTCTAAAATGTAATATTCCACCAACCTAATAACAGAAGACTAaaagtaatgagaaaaaaaaaataagccactTTGGTCCATTCCTATTTGAACTGTTTAAGTGGTTGTAAGTTGGCAATGATGGTGCAGTTCTTAAGACATACTAATATATTCTGGTTAAAAGTTGAATGTTTTGAACTGGAAGTTAACTTCAACCTCTGTGGtagtaaaataatttacatatattttacatttcagtTTGTGCTTTTTGTAATGCCcctttaaaacagctttattaaaACTTAATTGTGccttgccggtgtggctcagtggttgagtgacaacTCATGaaccacggtttgattccctacaagggcacatgcccgggactgtgggcttgatccccagtgggggggacatgcatgaggcagctgattgaggattctctctaacatcgatgtttgtatctctgtcttaaaaaaaataaataaatcaataaaaacatatctttgggtgaggattaaaaaaacaaactgaaatgTAAAATATGGCATTTCCTTGACAAGTCTAGGAATTCGTTTTTGAATAATATTTCGTAAAAAAATCTGTAGTGGTACTTATAAGTTATAGCTTCCCTACTTccaaaatcaatttgaaaattttatagacATTCATTTCACAGAAGGTCatattggaaaaaaatgtttcataaaaacaaaagcttcaaacAGGAAGTTTTATAATGACTAAATGTGAAAGgatgataaaaaaatatgattacACTTACGGAATACAGTGGAGAATCAATGAAATTAGTCAATATATCCTTAAAGGTCAATTATATAGATATCTGAGGTAAAAATGTTTTAAGCCTTAAATTATAAAATGCCTTAAAATCTTCACTTTAGTTTCTAAAGATGTAAGCTTAATATTTAACATAGTAAGTCCAGCTCTGTGAGATAAAgtgcaaagagaaaaagacaagaaatgcAACCTTACACCAAAACCCAATCTACCAGCAATCAACAACTAAAAACACTGGAAAAAGTCAGATGTAAAAAAATGGATCcaatggaggaggaaaaagatgCTAATCTCTGGGGTAAATTATCCAGGGCTTGACATGATCAAATATAATAGTAGAAATAATAATGACACTTAGAATTTTGTAGTGCTatggaatttaatttaaaaaattctttcacgccgaaaccggtttggctcagtggatagagcgtcggcctgcggactgaaaggtcccaggttcgattccagtcaagggcatgtaccttggttgcgggcacatccccagtaggggttgtgcaagaggcagctgatggatgtttttctctctcatcgatgtttctaactctctatccctctctcttcctctctgtgaaaaatcaataaaatatatttaaaaaaaaaattctttcactatattatctcacttatactATATAAGGAAATCCAAACCTCCACTAAGGACAGCTTTCAGTGTAATTAGTTAAAAACAGTAACATTCTGATATCTATTCTAAACAAGCATCATATATCATTAATACTGGAAAACAATGAAccacaaataaaatattctgaagataCAGATAATTGCATCACTTTAGAAATTATGTaataagaaatatacatttaatcATCAAACACCTAACATTTTCATGTACTGAGATAAATCATAAGAGTATGCAGAATGTAACTTACTTGCTTGCCAATTCACCTcctggtgggaggctggggaTGTTCTCACTTGCTAATGTGCGCATCACATGGACTAAGTCAGGGACGCCTTCCCCCTGCTTCTTTATGATTTCTGGGAATCAGAAGTACTTTTTTTGTAAGTGTTAtccaaatttaattaaaaaaaactgaaacaaaGATAACTTAGGTTTTTAAAGATGGCATTTACCATATCTGAGATTTTCTAAACTGGtgtaggggggaaaaaatcaagttGACCTTTGAACATTTGTGACAAAGGATGTACAAAATGACACAAAAGATATTTTCAATAATTAATtgcaaagtgaaaataaacaagacaaaaatgtgaaaacaaaattTCATGTTAAAATCAATGTGTTATATAATCAGATATACATATGTACAAATGAGAATATTCTTCTTAAGATGCCAATTAGTTACTTTTGAAATCAACTCCTCTCTTTAGACTAGAAATATATTCCTTGAACTTTGCCCTGAAAATACActacacagattttaaaaaaacgaaCAATTTCaagatttgaagaaaaaaaaaattaacgtTTAAGTACAGAGgaatttattgattatttattaatgcaaattatttttacatataattttatatttcccaAAATGACTCCTAAGTAGCATGTGCAGATTAGGTTATATACTAACATAtcattctgtttaatttttgtcTAAAGTATCTTTAAGCAATACAGAGATACATAATACCTTTTCCTTAGTTGATTTGAACAAAGCCTATAGAATGTAAAAGCCTAATTTCatgaccaaatttttaaaaagaagaaaattgataaattatACAACTGTATTTGAAATAATTCAGTTACTAAATGAGTATAGTGATATGATCTGCAGTGTTGCCATACAGATGCATTCATACCACAGAATACCAACAATTATGTACAAGCAACTTAAAGAACTCTCAAACTATTCACTTTAAGTATAAGTCTTTACTTGAAGTTTTAGCATATTTAATTCTAAATGCAAGATCATGCCAAAAGTATTTGTGTAAGTTATGTGTTCAAGTTTgttcaattttttgttttgtaatgtTTATTATACTAAGATATTTTCTTTGTCACCATTGGGGCAAGAAAATTATCATTCTAGTTCTCAATTTGTAAATACCTTTGAAAATAACAATGTGTATAAAGATCTTTCATTCTTTGATCAAATCTCAAAGTATTAATTCATCTTTAAAGCCACCTATTAAAAGACAGACAATACTACCCATGTTTCTTTAAATGGCTCAAACTATCCTTTTAGAATTAAGGCCAAATTTTACCATCTATtatattttgcctttaaaaaagaacagtcttAAATCTGAACAAAAAGCAAGGATCTCAGATTTGGTTTGCCAAGTTCCTTTATTGTGTAATCTTTAACATCTAGTATATTTATTCTACATGGTTCTAATGCTGGAAATCTGCTATACAAAAATAAAGGGATTTGATATTTACCTAAACTGCACAATTTCACAATCTAAAGCTTTTATTACACTTAACATACAGTCTCTGCTAAGCCAATACAATTATTGGGTAGATAACTAGACATAATAGAAATGAACACTGATGATAAATTCAATCAATGATGGTTTCAGGTCTAAAAAAATCATTACCTTAAGTCATCTATGCTTGATATATCTTACATCTcctttgttaaaatataaattaggatATTTTAATTGTGAAGAAAATTACAGGAagacaaattcttaaaaaaaaataatgtaagacTTTAAAAACTGTTAATATCTCCTATTCCACAGGGgataatacatgtaaattatCTGACCATTAATACTACACTAGCCttgtttctttctgcttttaaaaaaaatgaaaagaaagaactttAATAAATATTCCTTAATTGTTCTTGGACTATACATTTTAATTAGAATTGTAAAAAGACTAAATGCCTTTTATTGAACAACATTTATGTATAGAAGATCGATGTTTCACATACTCATATAAAAACACATTCTGCTCTTCCATCCACTAAGTCTGAGAGATTCTAGCAGTTATCTCCAAATTAGCAACTTTAAAGCTTGGGCACCCAGtagcaaagatttaaaaaatatgtacatgcaagtataatcttttttttttttttttatgcaagtATAATCTTAAACTGGCTTAGTAGGACCACAATCTTAGGTGATATGGTTTAAATTATGAGCTCAATCTTTTCACACCACAAGAGAGTCAAGTTTTAGATGGGCACAGATAACAGCAAGGGAGCTGAAAAGTCTCTGTTCTTTTCTGTGATGTGGACAGAGAAGCCAAAAGTACTCAAAATAAAATGAGGTTTAGTAAGTCACAGCAATTTACTGAAGgtatgtatttaaagaaataaagaaaaaggtatTCGATGTCTGTTTTAGAAGCTAAATGaagtatttttcactttttaagatataatttttataatgcaaataGTTATAgcctttctgttttttaaatatagtagttttaattaatgtaatatttattcTCTAGTTGCAGTCTCATCAAATCTCAGTAAAGAATATCGTATTTAGTTTATGACATAATAATCTCCAACTGCATGGTATAAGTGTAATAACACTATAACATATAAAAAACATTGAGTATTAATGTAAACTGTTCAGGTGGCAATTCTTGTTCAATAATAAGCAACATAAAACTCAATAGTGTACCACAAAATTATATATCTAAAGCAATTATTTAGAATAGCATCAAAATTAAGAGTGCACATTAAAAAGTagcaatttatttctaaaatttgatCCCATTTCATAGTAAATGAAACTACTTATTGTTTCTTTAAATCGGTAAGAAACCATCTATGCCCAAGTTACTTTAAAGTGCCAATAAATTAAGTATCAACTTATCccaatacatatttttcttatggCTTCATACTTTTTCACTAACCAGCAGTTTAAACCAATGTGATATGATTTGGTATcactctaaatattttattttactgtattatatataaataacttatatttaaatgattcatttaaaatataaaaattctatgaCCCTTGGTGAGGAAACAAACTCACTGGATATTATGTCcaattaatgaaatattaaacaGTAACATACACACAATACTAAACATATCACTATCAAGTGGAGAACTATAAAAACAGCAGCTATAGATAGtactgcaaatcaaaaccaatCATGATTCTAATATCAGACAGATTATAACTGATATCAAACAGTAAAagggagaaaacaaaattaaagtgcAGATTGATTTTAATAATGCAGGCACAGCAGGATATAATAGTGTGTAGGTCAATGCTTACATGTATTATAGGTCTTTAGCGTGCAAATTAATGACATTAGGAGCCCAAAATGCATTTTAATGCTATTATAGGCATGCCAAGTTTTTCTGCTTAACACAACTGCATAATTTACATGCTTATGGCATATATGCAGTATACTGGAATTCTCTgagatttaatatttatatcaaatAGTAACTGCATTaaagatcatttaaattttttcaaggATTTAAAGGCATTACATTTGAGAGTTACAAACATCTTTCTAATCATCTCAAAATAATTTGCAGAATTCTCACAAATACACTCCTAGAATTCCAAActtatttcttgattttattcaGCATTTATATCTCTGCCAGGTAAGAGACCTAGTGTGTCCTCTCTTCAGGTCTATGTTGTTCAGGTGTGGCAGTTTATGACTTTGGCAAGAAAGtcttaaaaaagtttaaaataaaaattttaaagtggtgGCACATGGAAGTTGTTAACAACCATGCTGTGCTCTTCacgttattaaaaaacaaaaataaaaaaacaaaacccctaaAGATCTCAACTTCATATACACAGCTTTACAAAGATGGTAATCAaattatcaccatcatcaataatctgtttataaataaatgaaccaCAAATTACTTTCCTGGCATAAAATCACTCATACCAGTGAAGtcataaagaattttaaagcatACAAACACTTGAgccttttaaaacaaaagtatCCTGAACAGAATGTATAGGACCACACTGGTTGTTATTTCTAGTGATAACTGTGATAAAGACAATCACAAACATCTAAACAGCTACTACAGAAATGCTCTTTCCCTCTTTTGTACACTAAACACTAGATGTCAAAGGCATGTAAAGATATAAAAGCTAAAATGTTAACGTTTGATTGTGTTGAGgttttctttaataaagaaacttattttttgttaaatgatCCACCTTCTACTCTGCTTTCCAGGTACTTGTCCAACTCTGCCTCCTTCTTCACTGCTTCTGGCAATACTTTGGGTGCATTTGGGAAACAGATCAATATCACACTCATGTTGTCTCGACTTCCctgggaagaaaaaagtttgagaaaatattttggttttctttttgctcttggAAGCCTTGAGAACCTTTATAGCCATGCCAATTATAAATATACTTGTCTTagtgaaaatatatattgtttttaaggaggaaaaaaatttatGAGTATGTGGAAGGTACACCCATCCTAACAcatactgtgtatatatatagtacaCAGTATAACCAACACTATAAAAACAGGACTGAAACACAAGTTAAATTCCActgcaataataattttttaaaattctataaaacaaaaatatttctgaacatTTGTTGGTGGCCTACTTAACTTGAAGTGATATGATACCTAAAGACAagtacacatatacacagacattcatttaattcaagaaaatagaaaattccagtGGTGTTTTTAACTATATGACCTGTAGTTACATGTATACTTGACAAActtacatttagaaaattataataaattgtgGGGCTAATTTACTTAAGTAGATATAGTACATCAAGTTTATAAACCAGattttaactttcaaaattaaaaaaaattgacaactTTTTGAAagcacattcatttttaaagacacCTAGATATTCAAAatactataattaaaatattgaatcAATGTGGAGTGCCCATACTTTCCCTTCCTATTAGTAATTGGAGttaactttttacattttatttaatctcacTATATGGGAAAACCGACCTTATATCATTAGTTTAAGCAAACAATTACaaagatttaataataaaaaatattggggAATTGTATAAAATGTGGCAAATGATAAGGTATTGAATAATTTTTTATGAGAAtaacttatttttagagagaggggaaggaagaagagagaaacatcaacgtgagagcacaacatcaatcagctgcctcctgtatgccccctatcaaggattaagcccacaacctgagcatgtgctctgaccaggaatcaaaacagcaACCCTTGGAGCATGAGATGATGCCCATGCAACTGAGCTACAACAGCCAGggctgaataatttttaaaacagagtaGAATGCAGAAGAGAAAAAGTGGAATCTGAACCATATTTACTAATATTGGAATCTGACAATTTTCTTAAGAAAACAGCTTTTAGTTTAGCTATCAAGCATTTAATTCTCAAGTGCTAtagaaaaaaacccaacaaataGATGCTATTTTTATGCATACTAAAAGGGACAAAGAACATATGCATCATTTGTTTGATTCTCCTCAAATTCAAAAATTAATAGTGTACACTATTAAGTTGTGGCTCTATTGAGTTTTTAACTTAAGTGCTGAATGTTACATAAACTTGATTCGTGTTGGATGATACAAAAAAACTGGTCTCTAAGTACGATCAGATTTTAATTAAGTTTAAGTAGAGCTGGCAGTGTGCATATAAAACTAGAGTATTGCCCTGGCACATGTGTTCCATGGTTAGAGTGGTGGcttgcacaccaaagggtcatgggtttgattcccagtcaagggcatgtacctcagctttGGATTCAGTCCCCATTCCTGAccagggtgcgtgcgggaggcaaccagtcaacgtgcctctctcacatcgatgtttctctgtctctccgcCCCCTACTTtatttgaaaagcaatggaaaaaatatcctcaagtgagaataaacaaaaaattaaaattaaaaaaattttaaactataaagaGTATTATGTtgactttttatttctgtatgttaaaagaaaatcaaatacatATAGCCTCAGAAGAGTTGTACATAATCAATAtttgcttaaaacaataaaaaaatgagccaAGGAGCATTACTGACAAGAGAGAACAGTGTGGTAGAAAGAACACTAAACCTAAGTCAAGGCTTAGATTCTAGCCTTAGTGCTAACAGAGAAATAAATTGTATAACCCTCTAGAAGTCATTTTTAACTTCTCTAGGATAGGGAACAGCATGTACTCAGTACACACTATTTGCTAAACTCAGCACTTCATATCTATACATTAGCTCATTAATTTAGTTCCTTAATAATCCCGAGTTagatattattatcttcattcaATAGCTGAGAGAAATTGACAATTTGTTCAATACTCTAGAGTACAAAAGTAATAGAAGTAAGCCTTGATTCTAGGTGTGTATGACTAAGTCACAGAGCCTTCTCTGGCTTCAgcttcctctgtaaaataaagGTGTTGAGCTGGCTCATGTTGACTCTATGTCCAAGACTATTTCTATTACATCACACCAATTGATCACTCAGTTCTCTTTGTTGGTGCTATAGATTCATTAGACCACAGTCTCAAAGCAATAAATATACTGAGATATCAcatggtaaaaataaaacattaaaattctaaaatacttttcatttacAGATAGTGAGACCTAACCTTTTGCTATCCtcctttttaaaacatgaacttTTATATAATCGTTTTACCTTTGACAATGTTATACAATATTAAAAAGCTCAAGTAGTCATGGTTACTAAAAGACTAAACATTCAGATTATAACTTGCATATTCAGTAACggggttatttatttataaaaagtgtTCCTATAGTTTCATAGTGAAGAGTATCCTGCAATTATGGCAAAATCTTACTTCTGAGAACTACCAGGTTCTAAGATGATTAAATATTAGAGTAGTAATTAAGATGGCATAatcattttatcttaaaaaaaaaaaaaagtctagctACCTTATACAAACAGGTGTCGACTACTTCATTGCAAACTTTCTCAAGGTCATCAGTGACTTCAAGTCTGGATCTTACAAAATCACAGAGCTCTTCATTTCCCATAACAtcccaaataccatcacatgcAAGGATAATGAACTGATCATCTTCTTCAGATCTTTCAATATCATGGACTTCAGGCTCTGGTGAGACAAGCTGCTCTGTAGGACCTTTTCCATGGACACATTTGTAATCAAAGTCCCCAAGTGCCCTCGATACAGCCAGAGAGCCATTCACACGCTGAATCATTACAGAACCACCTGCATTCTGAATCCGTTCTTTTTCCAGCGGATTACTTGGTTTGTGATCTTGTGTGAAGAAATGAACTTTTCTGTTCCTACAAAGTAAACCTCTCGAGTCTCCACAGTTAATGAAATAAGTATGGTgaggagaaattaagacacccaCAGCTGTTGACCCACTTCTATCTGCACCATGTTTCTTCTCTGACATAACTCTCATGTGTTCATCAATCTCCAGAAAACCTGTTCTGATTCCATTCTTTACATTTTCAACAGAAGGTGCTCCTGCAGACCCTTTAAAATCCTGGTTATTGGTGATGTGATCTAACAAATGCTCACAGCAGTATTTGGCAACCTGAGAACCAGCATGCCCATCATACACAGCAAAGAATGACCATGTTTCAAGTCCACTTGGCAAACCAATCACAGCTGTATGTGCATCCTCCATTTCAACTCGCCAGCCTTGCATGCTGCTTAGCCCATATCGCAACCCATTACCCTGCCCCTGGGCATTATGTTTTTCCATCTTTGGCTTGTCTAAAAATGCTCCCATTATGTCTTGATGATCCTTTAGGTCtgcaaaggaagagaaacaagaaaattaaTAACCATTTTGTAAACAAAATACATATCCAACAACCTTTTAAAAGTGAAGGAGATATAAAGAAAACTTTCAATAAGAATTTACAACTCTTGTGATAAGCAGACACTCATTGTATTGCTTACTTGGAACCTGGATATTAAGAAGGAAGATTTGGAGGAAAGACTGACCAGGAACAGCTAAGAATGGACAACAGGCAGAAAGAACTAAAGTATCAGGATAAAAATGGCAGATCCAATGCTCTTCAAAGCATAACCACTTGAGGCAGAAAGACTTGGCAGTAGCCATCTACTTATATAAACTAGGCTTCACGTTTGGGGATGCATTAAACATGTGAATCTTTTAGGGAATCTCAGAATTAagttgtatg from Eptesicus fuscus isolate TK198812 chromosome 5, DD_ASM_mEF_20220401, whole genome shotgun sequence harbors:
- the PPM1A gene encoding protein phosphatase 1A, yielding MGAFLDKPKMEKHNAQGQGNGLRYGLSSMQGWRVEMEDAHTAVIGLPSGLETWSFFAVYDGHAGSQVAKYCCEHLLDHITNNQDFKGSAGAPSVENVKNGIRTGFLEIDEHMRVMSEKKHGADRSGSTAVGVLISPHHTYFINCGDSRGLLCRNRKVHFFTQDHKPSNPLEKERIQNAGGSVMIQRVNGSLAVSRALGDFDYKCVHGKGPTEQLVSPEPEVHDIERSEEDDQFIILACDGIWDVMGNEELCDFVRSRLEVTDDLEKVCNEVVDTCLYKGSRDNMSVILICFPNAPKVLPEAVKKEAELDKYLESRVEEIIKKQGEGVPDLVHVMRTLASENIPSLPPGGELASKRNIIEAVYNRLNPYKNDDTDSTSTDDMW